A genomic segment from Flavobacterium sp. 9R encodes:
- the pruA gene encoding L-glutamate gamma-semialdehyde dehydrogenase, protein MLKGFFNVPKAVNEPVKGYAPNSPEKAAVLAAYKAMWNSKIDVPLYIGSEEIKTGNTRNMTAPHDHQHVVGTYHLAEKAHIEKAIASALEARTAWANMAWEQRAAIFLKAAELIAGPYRAKINAATMIAQSKNIHQAEIDASCELIDFLRFNVEFMTQIYADQPKSTSDMWNRLEYRPLEGFVYAITPFNFTAIAANLPASAAMMGNVVIWKPSDSQVFSAKIIIDVFKEAGVPDGVINVVFGDALMVTDTVLASRDFAGVHFTGSTHVFKDIWAKIGTNIHHYKTYPRIVGETGGKDFVVAHPSANVKQVATGIVRGAFEFQGQKCSAASRAYVPQSMWPALKEQLITDTKSMKMGSPEDFGNFITAVIHEGSFDKLASYIDQAKKDADAEIIVGGNYDKSVGYFIEPTIIVTSNPKYTTMETELFGPVITIYVYEDANWAETLKLVDTTSEYALTGAIFSQDRYAIEEATVALQNAAGNFYINDKPTGAVVGMQPFGGARASGTNDKAGSALNLLRWVSPRTIKETFVTPEDYRYPFLGE, encoded by the coding sequence ATGCTAAAAGGATTTTTTAACGTACCCAAAGCGGTTAACGAACCTGTAAAAGGTTACGCCCCTAACTCCCCAGAAAAAGCAGCAGTTCTTGCAGCATACAAAGCCATGTGGAATTCAAAAATTGATGTTCCTTTATACATTGGTAGCGAAGAAATCAAAACGGGTAATACTAGAAATATGACCGCGCCACACGATCATCAACATGTGGTAGGAACGTATCATTTAGCCGAAAAAGCACATATTGAAAAAGCCATTGCGAGTGCTCTTGAAGCCAGAACAGCATGGGCAAATATGGCATGGGAACAACGTGCAGCTATCTTCTTAAAAGCTGCCGAGTTGATTGCTGGACCATACAGAGCTAAAATCAATGCTGCAACGATGATTGCGCAATCTAAAAATATTCACCAAGCCGAAATTGATGCATCATGTGAGTTGATTGACTTTTTACGTTTTAACGTAGAGTTCATGACTCAAATCTATGCTGACCAACCTAAATCGACTTCTGATATGTGGAACCGATTAGAATACCGTCCGTTAGAAGGATTCGTATACGCAATCACTCCATTCAACTTTACTGCTATCGCTGCCAATCTTCCTGCAAGTGCTGCTATGATGGGTAACGTAGTAATTTGGAAACCAAGTGACAGCCAAGTATTCTCTGCAAAAATTATCATCGATGTATTCAAAGAAGCGGGAGTTCCAGATGGCGTAATCAATGTGGTTTTTGGAGATGCTTTAATGGTTACCGATACGGTTCTAGCAAGTCGTGATTTCGCAGGAGTTCACTTTACAGGTTCAACACATGTATTCAAAGACATTTGGGCAAAAATTGGAACCAACATTCACCATTACAAAACCTACCCAAGAATTGTAGGAGAAACCGGTGGTAAAGATTTCGTGGTAGCTCATCCAAGTGCTAATGTAAAACAAGTAGCTACTGGAATTGTTCGTGGCGCTTTCGAATTTCAAGGACAAAAATGTTCTGCCGCTTCAAGAGCTTATGTTCCTCAAAGTATGTGGCCAGCCTTGAAAGAACAATTGATTACAGATACTAAATCAATGAAAATGGGGTCTCCAGAAGATTTTGGAAACTTCATTACTGCAGTAATTCACGAAGGATCATTTGACAAATTAGCTAGCTATATTGATCAAGCGAAAAAAGATGCTGATGCAGAAATTATTGTTGGTGGAAATTATGATAAATCCGTTGGGTATTTTATCGAACCTACCATTATTGTAACAAGCAATCCAAAGTACACGACTATGGAAACCGAATTATTCGGTCCTGTAATCACAATCTATGTTTACGAAGATGCGAATTGGGCAGAAACATTAAAATTGGTAGACACCACTTCTGAGTACGCTTTAACAGGAGCTATCTTCAGTCAAGACCGTTACGCCATCGAAGAAGCGACAGTTGCTCTTCAAAATGCAGCTGGTAATTTCTACATCAATGACAAACCAACAGGTGCTGTAGTAGGTATGCAACCATTTGGTGGAGCGAGAGCTTCAGGAACCAACGACAAAGCTGGGTCTGCGTTGAACTTATTGCGTTGGGTTTCTCCAAGAACTATCAAAGAAACTTTTGTAACGCCAGAAGATTACAGATATCCATTTTTAGGAGAATAA
- the apaG gene encoding Co2+/Mg2+ efflux protein ApaG, whose amino-acid sequence MVSQITRGIKISVLTSFEGTYFKNYKIHFAFSYQITIENHSKDSVQLTSRHWEIYDSLNYNEVVDGEGVIGKKPVLKPGEQHTYSSGCLLSSPYGAMKGYFNMINFTTTKNFKVFVPNFRLCASFALN is encoded by the coding sequence ATGGTTTCACAAATAACAAGAGGCATAAAAATATCGGTTTTGACTAGTTTTGAAGGGACTTACTTCAAAAACTACAAAATACACTTTGCCTTTAGTTACCAAATAACAATTGAGAATCACAGCAAAGATTCTGTTCAACTTACCTCTCGCCACTGGGAAATCTACGATTCACTCAACTACAATGAAGTGGTAGATGGTGAAGGAGTAATAGGTAAAAAACCGGTTTTGAAACCAGGAGAACAACATACCTATAGTTCTGGTTGCTTATTATCCTCGCCTTATGGCGCTATGAAAGGATATTTCAATATGATTAATTTTACTACTACTAAAAATTTCAAAGTATTTGTGCCTAATTTTAGATTATGCGCTTCATTTGCTTTGAATTAA
- a CDS encoding DUF5103 domain-containing protein — translation MRNLFLKIIFGLLSFLHFNSLEAQSLQEIIPPYNIKTISFMNNGQNVIPVFKLGESFELNFDDLFGNEANYYYEIIHCDYNWVPSDIPKQEYLKGLDNQRIIDYSNSFNCLQLYSHYQLNIPNQFTQLALSGNYIIKILNEDRDVVFSRKFIIYEDIANVRLQVKRGRNISTIESKQNLDFSITSKSLTFQNPLQNVKILLLQNRQFTTGIKNIAPQYTIGNELVYKYDSETQFWGGNEFRFFDNKEIRNAANNVAKISSNGAIYNSFLFTDEARANLPYSFTLDANGNFVVRNLNAANNKIEADYAWVYFSLSAPSFRLDKDIYINGMFNNYALTPENKMEYNEKKNLYEKALLIKQGFTNYQYVVADTKGKIDQENSIDGNFFQTENEYEIIVYYRENTQRYDRVIGFVAINSVSITN, via the coding sequence ATGCGGAACCTTTTTTTAAAAATCATCTTTGGATTATTAAGCTTTTTACACTTCAATAGCCTTGAAGCTCAGTCACTCCAAGAAATAATCCCTCCTTACAACATTAAGACCATTTCCTTTATGAATAATGGTCAAAATGTAATTCCGGTCTTTAAATTAGGAGAATCTTTTGAGCTTAACTTTGATGATTTATTTGGGAATGAAGCCAATTATTACTACGAAATTATTCATTGTGACTACAACTGGGTGCCTTCAGATATTCCCAAGCAAGAATACCTAAAAGGTCTTGATAATCAAAGAATTATTGATTATTCGAATTCTTTCAACTGTCTTCAATTGTATTCACATTACCAGCTTAACATTCCCAACCAATTTACTCAATTGGCTTTGAGCGGTAACTATATAATCAAAATTTTAAATGAAGACAGAGACGTTGTTTTTTCAAGAAAGTTCATCATTTATGAAGACATTGCTAACGTACGATTACAAGTTAAAAGAGGAAGAAATATAAGCACTATTGAAAGCAAACAAAACCTAGATTTTTCTATAACGTCAAAGAGCCTTACATTTCAAAATCCATTGCAAAATGTCAAAATTTTGCTATTACAAAATCGCCAATTTACTACTGGAATTAAAAATATCGCACCGCAATACACCATCGGTAATGAACTCGTTTACAAGTATGATTCAGAAACACAATTTTGGGGAGGTAATGAATTTCGTTTTTTTGATAATAAAGAAATTAGAAACGCCGCGAATAATGTCGCAAAAATAAGTTCTAATGGTGCCATTTATAACAGTTTTCTTTTTACCGACGAAGCAAGAGCCAACCTACCTTATAGCTTTACACTAGACGCTAATGGAAATTTTGTTGTTCGGAATTTAAACGCTGCCAATAATAAAATTGAAGCCGATTATGCTTGGGTCTATTTCAGTTTATCTGCTCCTAGCTTTCGATTGGACAAAGACATCTACATTAATGGAATGTTCAACAATTATGCACTGACTCCAGAAAATAAAATGGAGTACAACGAGAAAAAAAACCTTTATGAAAAAGCATTGCTAATCAAACAAGGTTTTACAAATTATCAATATGTAGTTGCGGACACTAAAGGTAAAATTGACCAAGAAAACAGTATTGATGGAAACTTTTTTCAAACAGAAAATGAATATGAAATAATCGTTTACTACAGAGAAAACACTCAAAGATACGATCGCGTAATCGGGTTTGTAGCAATAAATTCTGTTAGTATAACCAACTAA